The following are encoded together in the Oncorhynchus masou masou isolate Uvic2021 chromosome 5, UVic_Omas_1.1, whole genome shotgun sequence genome:
- the LOC135528337 gene encoding antifreeze protein Maxi-like has product MAVVAVVAAVTVVASVVVAAVVAAAAVAAVVAVTAAVVVAAAVAAAVVAAVVAAVVAAAVVAAVVAAAAAVVAMAAMSGGGGGGGGGGGYGGNGGSGGGSGGGGGGYGGNGRAAVAVVAAAVVAAAVVAAVVVAAVAVVAMVAMVEAAVVAAAVVVAVVVAVVVAVVAVAVAVVVAVVTVAAAVAAAAVVVVAMAVVVAVVAAAVAVVVSGASRELKTSKYHRHQRF; this is encoded by the exons atggcggtggtggcggtggtggcggcggtaACGGTGGTGGCATcggtggtggtggcagcggtggtAGCGGCGGCGGCGGTGGCAGCGGTGGTGGCGGTAacagcggcggtggtggtggcggcggcggtggcggcggcggtggtggcggcggtggtggcggcggtggtggcggcggcggtggtggcggcggtggtggcggcggcggcggcggtggtggctATGGCGGCAATG agcggtggtggtggtggtggtggcggcggcggtggcTATGGCGGCAATGGTGGTAGCGGCGGTGGCAgcggcggcggcggtggtggctATGGCGGCAATGGTAGagcggcggtggcggtggtggcggcggcggtggtggcggcggcggtggtggcggcggtggtagtggcggcggtggcggtggtggctaTGGTGGCAATGGTAGAAGCGGCGGTGGtagcggcggcggtggtggtggcggtggtagtggcggtggtggtggcggtggtggcggtggcggtggcggtggtggtggcggtggtaacGGTGGCAGCGGCGGTggcggcggcggcggtggtggtggtggctatggcggtggtggtggcggtggtggcggcggcggtggcggtggtggt CAGTGGAGCGTCCAGAGAATTAAAAACATCTAAATACCACAGACACCAGAGATTCTGA